The Pirellulales bacterium genomic interval ACGACGGCTCAGGCCTGATCAGCACCAGCGACACCGCCACCACCGACGGCGGCGAGATCGTCGAGCCGGTGGCCTCCGACGCTCCGACCACGATCGGCGACATTCTGAACGCCTTCAATTCGGCCGATCCGGGCAAACTCTCGGCTCAGATCTCGTCGAACGGCCAGGGCATCCAGCTCATCGACAATAGCGGCGGCAGCGGCGCGTTTTCAATCTCCGACATCAACGGATCGCAAGCCGTCGAGGGGCTCGGCCTAAATGCTTCCGCCTCGGGCAACACGATCAGCGGCAATCCCTTGTTCGCCGGTCTGAGCGGCACGCTCTTGAGCAACCTCAATGGCGGCAATGGCGTCGGCACGCTGGGATCAATCGACATCACCGACCGCGCCGGAAACAGCACGGCCGTCAATCTCTCGAGCGCGCTGAGCGTCGACGACGTGATCAACGACATCAACACCGCCGCTGCCGGCGCCGGCGTCGGCATCACGGCCAGCGTCAATCAGGCCGGTAACGGCATCCAGCTTACCGACACCACGGGTTCGACGGCGCGCAACTTGATCGTCGCCGACGCCGATTCCAGCGACACCGCCGAAGCCCTGGGCATCGCGGTCAACGCCGCGGAAAGCAGCGTCAACAGCGGCGATCTGCATTTGCAAAGCGTCAGCGAGAATACAACGCTCGCCTCGTACAACGGCGGCGGCGGAGTCGCCCAAGGTTCATTTACCATCACCGGCACCAACGGCCAGTCCGCCACGATCAACGTCAGCAGCTCGTTCAACACCATCGGCGACGTCATTAACGCCATCAATCAAGCCAATGTCGGCGTGACGGCCAAAATCAATTCGGCCGGCGATGGCATCGAGCTCGTCGATACGGCTCACGGCAGCGGCACGCTCTCGGTCACCGCCGGCGGCACCACGACCGCCGCGGACCTGCACCTGACGAATACTCCGACCACCGCCACAATCGGCGGCCAGTCCACGCAAATCATCAATGGCTCGACCACCGAAACGGTCAACATCACCTCGTCCGACACGCTGCAAACGTTGATCAGCAAGATCAACAGCGCGAATGCGGGCGTCCAGGCGTCGGAGGTGAACACCGGATCGGAGATCAATCCCTATCGCCTCGTGTTCACTGCAGATCAGGGCGGAACCGCCGGCAACCTGCAATTCGACACCTCGAATTCGCCCATCTCGCTGACGCAAACGACCGCCGGGCAAGATGCCCTGCTGCTGGTGGGGTCGGGCAACTCGGGCTTCGTCGCATCGTCGCCCACCGACACATTCAGCAATGTGCTCGCCGGCGCCAATTTGACGCTCACCGGCACGTCGACCACTCCGGTTTCACTCACCGTCGCGCAGGATCCTTCGTCGCTGGCAACGGCGATTCAATCGGTTGTCACCGGCTATAACTCGATCATCTCGAATATCAGTTCGGCCACGGCGTATAACACGACCACCGACACCGGCGCCGTGCTCGAGGGCAACACGGCCGTGCTGCAAGTGCAAACCGCGCTTTCGAATCTGATTTCCGGGCAACTGGCGGGCAACACCGGCAGTCAGGTCCAATCGCTTGCCGACTTGGGAATCACAGTCAACCAGGATGGCTCGCTGTCGCTCAATAGCACGACGCTGAGCAATTTGCTGGCCTCCGATTCGCAGGCGGTGCAGCAGTTTCTTGCCACGGCAAATACCGGCCTTTCGGCGCAATTCCAGACCGCACTGGCGCAATTATCCGGTCCCACGAATTCGCTGTTGACCAACTCCGCCAGCGCGCTGAACACGGAGATTACCGACAATCAAACGCAAATCACGCAGATGAACGCTCAACTCACGGTCGAGCAAAATGAACTCACCGCACAGTTCGACCAGATGGAACTCACGGTAGAGCAATTGCAGAGCAATTTGAGCGCGATTTCTTCGATTCAGCCGTTCGCCACGATCGGCGGCGGCGATGCAACGCAGTCCCTTGATAGCACCTCCGGCGACACCCTCAGCAGCGACCTGAGTGATCTCAGCAACAACATCGGTAGTGGATTCGGCTAAAACAGGCTGAAGGTTTGAGGTGTAGGATCGTCGCCCGGAGGAACATTTCTCGGGCTTTTGTTGATCGCACGAAGAAGGGCAACCCAGATGACTCCCGCTGCCAACGACGAATATCTCTCGACCGAAGTGCTCACTGCCTCACCGCAGAAATTGCAACTCATGCTGATCGATGCCGCCATCCGCTCGGCCAGCCGGGCGCAATCGCTGTGGACCGGCGAACGCACCGAAGCCGTCTCCCGTTCGGTAATTTATTGTCAGGCGATTGTTGCCCAATTGATCGCCGGCTTGGTGCCGAATCACGAATCTCCCTTGGTGCAACGCATTCTCGCGGTCTACGAGTTCGTCCATCGCACGCTGGTGACCGTGCAACGCAGGCGCGATCGAAGCGGGCTTGCCGACGTGCTGGCCGTGTTGGAAATCGAACGTGAAACATGGCGGCAGGTGTGCGAGCAGCTCGATTTGCGAATTGATACGGAAGAATCGCTGCGTGGCCCTCACGCGGCGTTGTCTGAGGAAGCACGAGAACTGCACGGCGAGTTTGCCAGCGGCATCTCATTCGAGGCGTAAGTATTTGGCGCGGGGGCCCTCGCAATTCGGTCCACGTGCAGGCGTGCTACCACCCGCATGCCGGGCCCTCAAATTTTCCGCAATCCGCCTGATTGGTTCTTTTTTCTAAATCGGGCTGGCTAGTGGCTCCGAAAATACATCTGTAGCGCCGCGATTTTCGAACGGGCCGTGCCGTTGCGACGCCACGCATGTCTAGCTCCCCTTGGTTGCGCTCTTTTCGCAAACCGACTCACCTCGCCAATCCTTTCGTCCCTCGCAAGGAATCAATGCCATGCTGCGGATTTTCATCGGATGGGATTCTCGCTTTCCCGAGCCGGCTGATGTGCTCAGCTACAGCCTCGTCAAGCATTCTTCGATCCAACTGGAAATTCGCTACCTGAAGCTCGACGAACTGGGTTTGAAGCGCCAGCATGATCCGCTCGCCTCGACCGAGTTCACCTATAGCCGGTTCCTTGTGCCGCATCTGTGCAACTTCCACGGCAAAGCCCTGTTTCTTGATAACGACATGCTGTGCCTGGGCGATGTGCGCGAAATCGCCGACCTCGACATGGGCCCGTATGCATTGCGCGTCGTTCAGCACGACTATCAGCCAACCAACAGCGTGAAGATGTATGGCTGCCCGCAAACGAGCTATCCGCGGAAAAATTGGTCGAGCATGATGCTGATGGATTGCGGCAAGCTGAAGCTGTGGACGAAAGAAGTCGTCGAATCAAAAACCGGCGCCTATCTGCATCGGTTTCAAGACATTTCCGACGCCCAAATCGGCGAGCTGCCGCGAACCTGGAACGTTCTCGACACGATGGACGATTCGACGAAATTAATCCACTACACCAATGGCGGTCCGTGGTTCAAAGAATATTGCGACCATCCGTTTGCCGGCGTGTGGTGTCGCTATCGTGATGAAATGCGAACGATCGCCCGCCGCAGCCCGCCGGTGCCGCATGTCAGCCTGTCGCCCATTGCGGCAGCCACCATGGCGCCGGTGAACCGTTAGGTTCGACGGCTTAAGCCGCAGCGGCGACGCGCGAAACCGCAAGCGAGCCTCCATGCCGCGTGGGAAGAAGCTCGCTTGCGGTTTC includes:
- the fliD gene encoding flagellar filament capping protein FliD; the protein is MSQIQSSVGLVTGFPIAATVQKLMALNQEPVTALQNQDTTYQNQETAIEQLQALLSSLEVSTNALGQSSLYSQTNITSSNSSVLTAATNPNSTATPALGNFEYTALQQAQAQQLESSGLASDNTALGAGSLSFRYGPTIDQPVSVDLLNGGQGISPGSIEITGRNGVSDTINLSSAQTIGDVVNAINSASGLQVVASVNGDHLQLSDVSGSSANNLQISEVAGGTTAASLGLANINSSSSTVEGSNILSLFDGLPTSELNSGNGVQFDSYLPDVQVQLSDGSTVDVTLHQQATTGTFGTATTDAANGVNASLLFTAKQAGSNLTGVTINFVDNSSITPGNETANYDSTTKTLTFDIDQGQTTANDLINALNASPTASALFSATTASGGNGTGLVTISDVGLTAGPKATATTDAANGSDAALQFTAVSGGPNYDGVQVEFEDNPSITAGNETVAYDTSDPSSPKLVFQIAQGQTTASDIVNALAKNSSISQLFTASLPSGDDGSGLISTSDTATTDGGEIVEPVASDAPTTIGDILNAFNSADPGKLSAQISSNGQGIQLIDNSGGSGAFSISDINGSQAVEGLGLNASASGNTISGNPLFAGLSGTLLSNLNGGNGVGTLGSIDITDRAGNSTAVNLSSALSVDDVINDINTAAAGAGVGITASVNQAGNGIQLTDTTGSTARNLIVADADSSDTAEALGIAVNAAESSVNSGDLHLQSVSENTTLASYNGGGGVAQGSFTITGTNGQSATINVSSSFNTIGDVINAINQANVGVTAKINSAGDGIELVDTAHGSGTLSVTAGGTTTAADLHLTNTPTTATIGGQSTQIINGSTTETVNITSSDTLQTLISKINSANAGVQASEVNTGSEINPYRLVFTADQGGTAGNLQFDTSNSPISLTQTTAGQDALLLVGSGNSGFVASSPTDTFSNVLAGANLTLTGTSTTPVSLTVAQDPSSLATAIQSVVTGYNSIISNISSATAYNTTTDTGAVLEGNTAVLQVQTALSNLISGQLAGNTGSQVQSLADLGITVNQDGSLSLNSTTLSNLLASDSQAVQQFLATANTGLSAQFQTALAQLSGPTNSLLTNSASALNTEITDNQTQITQMNAQLTVEQNELTAQFDQMELTVEQLQSNLSAISSIQPFATIGGGDATQSLDSTSGDTLSSDLSDLSNNIGSGFG
- a CDS encoding flagellar export chaperone FliS, with the protein product MTPAANDEYLSTEVLTASPQKLQLMLIDAAIRSASRAQSLWTGERTEAVSRSVIYCQAIVAQLIAGLVPNHESPLVQRILAVYEFVHRTLVTVQRRRDRSGLADVLAVLEIERETWRQVCEQLDLRIDTEESLRGPHAALSEEARELHGEFASGISFEA
- a CDS encoding glycosyltransferase codes for the protein MLRIFIGWDSRFPEPADVLSYSLVKHSSIQLEIRYLKLDELGLKRQHDPLASTEFTYSRFLVPHLCNFHGKALFLDNDMLCLGDVREIADLDMGPYALRVVQHDYQPTNSVKMYGCPQTSYPRKNWSSMMLMDCGKLKLWTKEVVESKTGAYLHRFQDISDAQIGELPRTWNVLDTMDDSTKLIHYTNGGPWFKEYCDHPFAGVWCRYRDEMRTIARRSPPVPHVSLSPIAAATMAPVNR